The following proteins come from a genomic window of Mycolicibacterium rufum:
- a CDS encoding flavin-containing monooxygenase produces the protein MTGTDRPVADVIVVGAGIAGLYAVHRFRRAGLTVKVFEAGDDIGGTWHWNRYPGARVDIPSVDYMYSFDPDWQLDWQWSEKYATQPEILRYLDHVADKFDLRRDITLNTRVDAARWDDHRAVWHVRTGAETTTCRHLVMATGCLSIPKDPDIDGVERFAGKTYFTSRWPRDPVDFTGQRVAVIGTGSSGIQCIPHIARQADELLVFQRTPNFSLPAHNGPLPPHKLEQLRDEAGYRAAGRLSFGGVPIERTMTPTFTVSEDERRERYERAWQIGELLELLNVYSDVMSDTAANHELAEFFRAKIRATVDDPETAEALCPSGYPIGAKRVCLDTDYFATFNRDNVRLVDLRRDPLRSVTETGIDTLSESFNVDAIVFATGFDAVTGAVLSVDVKGRDGRTLGHAWADGPRTYLGLSVAGFPNLFLVTGPGSPSVLSNMAVSIEQHVDLIADIIDNLRDNGFDAVEPTDVAVAGWMQHVEDCADITLFPQGNSWYRGANIPGKPTVFMPYTAGVDFYRAACDEMVARDLLGFRRTGPSGEACSDGVIRRLQPDVQMVLEQTALMGLPPLESMSPQDARTAFGAVIAMYPPGPAVAEVVDGRYPAAVGERDYRLYRPPTPGPHPIVLYFHGGGWVLGDSRSDDALCRDLCVRTEAIVVSADYRHAPEDRFPAAAEDAVAALSWVAASATDLGGDPTRLVVSGWSAGAGLATVACRAARASGGPAIAGQALLAPVTDSDTSRASYVENGSGYDLDASLMQWFFDQYCDVPDRRDPRIAPLRTADLSSMPPAVIVTNEFDVLRDEGEAYAEALRAAGVAVEHLRARGHTHCSLTMVGLVVSGAPVREQFASAVRTLLARAPQVTAR, from the coding sequence ATGACCGGGACGGATCGGCCGGTTGCGGACGTCATCGTGGTGGGCGCCGGCATCGCGGGGCTGTACGCAGTGCACCGGTTCCGGCGTGCAGGGCTGACCGTGAAGGTGTTCGAGGCCGGCGACGACATCGGCGGTACCTGGCACTGGAACCGCTACCCCGGGGCGCGCGTCGACATCCCGAGCGTCGACTACATGTACAGCTTCGACCCGGACTGGCAGCTCGACTGGCAGTGGTCGGAGAAGTACGCCACCCAGCCGGAGATCCTGCGCTACCTCGACCACGTCGCCGACAAATTCGACCTGCGCCGCGACATCACGCTCAACACCCGCGTGGACGCCGCCCGCTGGGATGATCACCGCGCGGTGTGGCACGTCCGCACCGGAGCCGAGACGACGACGTGCCGGCATCTGGTGATGGCAACCGGATGTCTGTCCATCCCGAAGGATCCCGACATCGACGGTGTCGAGCGGTTCGCGGGGAAAACCTACTTCACGAGCCGCTGGCCGCGCGATCCGGTCGACTTCACCGGGCAGCGGGTCGCGGTCATCGGCACGGGATCGTCGGGCATCCAATGCATTCCGCACATCGCGAGGCAGGCCGACGAGCTGCTGGTCTTCCAACGGACCCCCAACTTCTCACTGCCCGCGCACAACGGTCCCCTGCCACCGCACAAACTCGAGCAGCTGCGCGACGAGGCCGGCTACCGCGCCGCGGGACGGCTGTCGTTCGGCGGCGTCCCGATCGAGCGCACGATGACTCCCACGTTCACCGTGTCGGAGGACGAACGGCGCGAGCGTTACGAGCGGGCCTGGCAGATCGGCGAATTGCTGGAACTCCTCAACGTCTACTCCGACGTGATGTCCGATACCGCGGCCAACCACGAGCTGGCCGAGTTCTTCCGGGCGAAGATCAGGGCGACGGTCGACGACCCGGAGACCGCGGAGGCGCTGTGTCCGAGCGGGTACCCGATCGGAGCCAAACGTGTCTGCCTCGACACCGACTACTTCGCGACCTTCAACCGGGACAACGTCCGGCTCGTCGATCTACGCCGCGATCCCCTGCGATCGGTGACCGAGACAGGAATCGACACGCTCAGTGAATCGTTCAACGTCGACGCGATCGTCTTCGCGACCGGCTTCGACGCCGTCACCGGTGCCGTTCTCTCCGTGGACGTCAAAGGCCGCGACGGGCGGACACTCGGGCACGCGTGGGCCGACGGCCCGCGCACCTACCTCGGTCTGAGCGTCGCGGGATTTCCGAACCTGTTCCTCGTCACCGGCCCCGGCAGCCCGTCGGTGCTGTCGAACATGGCGGTCTCCATCGAGCAGCACGTCGATCTCATCGCCGATATCATCGATAATTTGCGCGACAACGGTTTTGACGCCGTCGAGCCCACGGACGTCGCGGTCGCGGGATGGATGCAGCACGTCGAGGACTGCGCCGACATCACGCTGTTCCCCCAGGGGAACTCGTGGTATCGCGGCGCGAACATCCCCGGCAAGCCGACGGTGTTCATGCCCTACACCGCGGGTGTCGACTTCTACCGCGCGGCGTGCGACGAGATGGTCGCGCGGGATCTGCTCGGCTTCCGACGCACGGGGCCGTCCGGTGAGGCGTGCAGCGACGGGGTGATCCGCCGACTGCAGCCCGACGTTCAGATGGTGCTCGAGCAGACGGCACTGATGGGCCTGCCGCCGTTGGAGTCGATGTCACCGCAGGACGCCCGCACCGCGTTCGGTGCGGTCATCGCGATGTATCCCCCGGGGCCGGCGGTCGCCGAGGTCGTCGACGGCCGATATCCGGCAGCGGTCGGCGAACGGGACTACCGCCTGTATCGACCGCCGACTCCCGGACCTCACCCGATCGTGCTGTATTTCCACGGCGGCGGGTGGGTGCTGGGCGACTCCAGATCCGACGACGCGCTGTGCCGGGACCTCTGCGTCCGCACCGAAGCGATCGTGGTGTCGGCCGATTACCGTCACGCCCCCGAGGATCGATTCCCGGCCGCCGCCGAGGATGCCGTCGCCGCTCTGTCCTGGGTCGCGGCCAGTGCCACAGACCTCGGTGGAGATCCGACTCGGCTGGTGGTGAGCGGGTGGAGTGCGGGCGCCGGTCTGGCAACGGTGGCGTGTCGTGCCGCCCGCGCCTCGGGCGGTCCGGCCATCGCCGGACAAGCGCTTCTCGCGCCGGTGACCGACAGCGACACGAGCCGCGCGTCGTACGTTGAGAACGGTTCCGGTTACGACCTGGACGCATCGCTGATGCAGTGGTTCTTCGACCAGTACTGCGACGTGCCGGACCGGCGGGACCCGAGGATCGCGCCGTTGCGCACGGCCGACCTCAGCAGCATGCCGCCGGCCGTCATCGTCACCAACGAATTCGACGTCCTGCGCGATGAGGGTGAGGCCTACGCAGAGGCACTGCGCGCGGCGGGCGTCGCCGTCGAACACCTCCGGGCGCGCGGCCACACGCACTGCTCGCTGACCATGGTCGGGCTCGTGGTCTCCGGAGCCCCGGTGCGCGAGCAGTTCGCGTCGGCGGTGCGCACGCTCCTGGCCCGCGCCCCGCAGGTGACCGCCCGCTAG
- a CDS encoding nitroreductase family deazaflavin-dependent oxidoreductase translates to MNRQVVEDFRANGGVVGGPFEGSDLVLVTTVGAKSGKPRISPLVYFDIDGRVLIAGSFGGAPKAPAWVHNLRAQPRVRVEIGTEAYDAEARELPRDERDALYPRVVEKAPQFGEYQAKTERVIPLFELVRS, encoded by the coding sequence ATGAACAGGCAGGTGGTCGAGGACTTCCGGGCCAACGGCGGTGTCGTCGGCGGTCCGTTCGAGGGTTCCGATCTGGTCCTGGTGACGACGGTCGGTGCCAAGTCGGGAAAGCCGCGGATCTCACCGCTGGTCTACTTCGACATCGACGGCCGCGTGCTGATCGCCGGCTCCTTCGGCGGCGCCCCGAAGGCCCCGGCATGGGTGCACAATCTGCGCGCCCAGCCGAGGGTGCGGGTCGAGATCGGCACCGAGGCCTACGACGCCGAGGCCCGCGAGCTGCCGCGCGACGAGCGCGACGCGCTGTATCCGCGGGTGGTCGAGAAGGCGCCGCAGTTCGGCGAGTACCAGGCCAAGACCGAGCGGGTCATCCCGCTGTTCGAGCTCGTCCGGTCGTG
- a CDS encoding nitroreductase family deazaflavin-dependent oxidoreductase: MTEIDKKKLYSDTAALDDFNRAIVEEFRANGGKVGGPFEGGTLLLLHTVGAKSGQPRLSPLAYLTLDGKMIIVGSYAGAPKHPAWVHNLRADPRARIEVGTETYDVVARELPDDERDATYPRIVELAPVFAEYQANTSRSIPLFELTKA; this comes from the coding sequence ATGACCGAGATCGACAAGAAGAAGCTCTACTCCGACACCGCCGCGCTCGACGATTTCAACCGCGCCATCGTCGAGGAGTTCCGCGCCAACGGCGGGAAGGTCGGCGGGCCCTTCGAGGGCGGCACGCTGCTGTTGCTGCACACCGTGGGCGCGAAGTCGGGTCAGCCGCGGCTGTCGCCGCTGGCGTACCTGACCCTCGACGGGAAGATGATCATCGTCGGCTCCTACGCGGGGGCGCCGAAACATCCCGCGTGGGTGCACAACCTGCGGGCCGACCCGCGAGCCCGGATCGAGGTCGGCACGGAGACGTACGACGTGGTGGCCCGGGAACTGCCCGATGACGAGCGCGACGCCACCTACCCCAGGATCGTCGAGCTCGCGCCGGTGTTCGCCGAATACCAGGCCAACACGTCGCGGAGCATCCCGTTGTTCGAGCTGACGAAGGCCTAG
- a CDS encoding polyprenyl synthetase family protein: MTRAAARTSSAGVRGSCSQTVSLDDYLALCKEACDDEIARLYGDSDAAGGLRDLILDYPRRGGKALRPALGIAMCLGLGGHLDAILPTAATLELYHNAFLIHDDIEDESWWRRGEPTLHIDHGIPVAVNVGDAMLSLSLQPLLDNVERIGLGPALRILRAVSHMTRRTVEGQAIELDWVRSNTWSLDDADYLQMVELKTSWYSFITPLQVGAIAAGEGPDRLPALEALGRHLGAAFQITDDLLNLRADPDVYGKEIGGDLWEGKRTLMLLHMMRRAEPAHRERAAHILAKRRPTTDGEAGLVELLDTLTRRGDLSATGRAAIRAFCTAQHVSDPKTFDDIRWLHQLMLDVGSLTHAKRVAAHHSRQAAAILADLDWLPTSHHRDALAQLVDYVHGRTR, encoded by the coding sequence ATGACCCGGGCCGCGGCGCGGACCTCGAGTGCCGGAGTGCGCGGATCATGCAGTCAGACAGTGTCGCTCGACGACTACCTCGCGCTGTGCAAAGAGGCCTGCGATGACGAGATCGCGCGACTCTACGGCGACAGTGACGCCGCCGGCGGGCTCCGCGACCTGATCCTGGACTACCCGCGCCGCGGCGGGAAGGCGCTGCGGCCGGCGCTCGGCATCGCGATGTGCCTGGGCCTCGGCGGCCACCTCGACGCCATCCTGCCGACCGCAGCGACGCTCGAGCTCTATCACAACGCGTTCCTCATCCACGACGACATCGAGGACGAATCCTGGTGGCGCCGAGGTGAACCGACGCTGCACATCGACCACGGAATCCCGGTCGCCGTCAACGTCGGCGACGCGATGCTGTCGCTGTCCCTGCAGCCCCTGCTGGACAACGTCGAACGCATCGGTCTGGGCCCCGCCCTGCGCATCCTGCGCGCGGTGTCCCACATGACCCGCCGGACGGTCGAGGGCCAGGCGATCGAACTCGACTGGGTACGGTCCAACACCTGGTCGCTCGACGACGCGGACTACCTGCAGATGGTCGAACTCAAGACCAGTTGGTACTCCTTCATCACTCCTTTGCAGGTGGGCGCCATCGCCGCCGGCGAGGGCCCCGACCGACTACCGGCGCTGGAGGCCCTCGGCCGGCACCTCGGCGCGGCGTTCCAGATCACCGATGACCTGCTCAACCTGCGCGCCGACCCCGACGTCTACGGCAAGGAGATCGGCGGCGACCTGTGGGAGGGCAAGCGCACCCTGATGCTGCTGCACATGATGCGCCGCGCCGAGCCCGCTCATCGCGAACGCGCCGCCCACATCCTGGCCAAGCGTCGTCCCACCACCGACGGTGAAGCCGGACTCGTCGAGCTCCTCGACACGCTGACCCGGCGCGGTGATCTGTCCGCGACCGGCCGCGCAGCGATCCGCGCATTCTGCACCGCACAGCACGTTTCGGATCCCAAGACGTTCGACGACATCCGGTGGCTGCACCAGCTTATGCTCGACGTCGGTTCACTGACGCATGCCAAGAGGGTCGCCGCCCACCACTCCCGGCAGGCCGCCGCGATCCTCGCCGATCTCGACTGGCTGCCCACCAGCCACCATCGCGACGCGCTCGCCCAACTGGTCGACTACGTGCACGGGCGGACCCGATGA
- a CDS encoding AAA family ATPase: MLDIEGVVVDRDHELAELRSAVENAERSGGVCVLLSGVPGVGKSTVLRKFGDEVASRNCIFAYGRCRDGAPAPYTAIREALRALVATMDATGPAERDRWRTGLTDASSSLPSVLVELVPGLTDILGSAAPVPDVAAPDARHRLHRAVVQLVSATAHYRTVVLAVDDLQWADQDSLLLLSELLTVAPRNVLVVGTHRSGEFDSRTAGFAVGTVRSLELAPMLRTHIEELLASVAGDGDELRAVAAEFDHRTGGNPLQIRQLLHRAQRDGALIPVDESRRAGWDLRVLASIEVSATEAEFLTNHLGLLRPVDRTVLGALACIGGEFDLADATAAAGQPTEVVTRALWSGMELHLVEALDRDGRRITNAIRRDARYRFSHDRVTETARSTLSESDRHAAHLRLGRRLTALGEARLFEAARHVGVGGRSLSEHDDERRVFADVLWQAAVRARAQASFPLALSYCRDGLDLLGADRWRVDGERTRELYLEAADAALLVGDFSLLHRLLDEAAPHLDVPADHLRLAYLRVKALFAADRPQEAMDAGLQALSAHGEPIPTDAGKPRMANAVLRMRWTMQRWTTAKLLALPTCDDPLVVEKQRMAVALSHESYNVRPNLFPLLVRKQLELMLAHGHTRSSPRVLANYGLLLVILGDLSGAQRFGEAGMELAQRPGYQATRPETTFLYYGFVRHWRHPVRSGLGALRDAVAAALDQGDQESAGFLAAILLSQTFGVGTPLSEIDMLARSLLPDVRSLPIPKRSLQAMQQMALNLMGRCDDVYLLAGESGYDEREVLPAAMREGEEVIISQAAIMKQGLHFWSGDHAGAVAATEDVMSHDLGMVGTATAPLVYMIGALSMMQQAPRERATARFVRKTLEMHRKAAEGSPENYAAPLALIEGAWARVRGKHDTAERHLHRAIQLAEDNHLPMISARAHEEAACVYAETGRTAFRDHMLQSAYRTWLSFGVTVRTDWLARQHPWLLGRELVHSDAAGVDPVVAHQLLRALSGAGTEDDLHRIVLQSVADTTGARRVLLVAGPADTLAVRAIYHEGQIGSAVTAVAEGAYDADLVARAARSGEPQVAEDPDLAVAAPILLQDRLIGVVYVERPPSSGHFTADQREALGFLCAQAAAPLWNFALEAQLKAADEYRQSLIDAQSRFVPNEVLRILDIDDLRRVRAGHRVEREMTVLISDIRGYTTMLEDMDITEAGNLAMGFLRAVELPIVSCNGLVQDVRGDEIVAIFESPADGVRAGLAMLRSLREHNEERRARGSQELRVGIGINTGTVGVGLVGGVNRMVLTVIGDAVNLAARIESINKRYGSVLLISDATRAGLAEENQFEIRRMERVMVVNRRAPVTIYEVYEGDPDDLRAAKRAAQPCFDEAFALFDAGEVDAARRAFEQCQALLPDDPVAPLHLAHCDAIARGEMSPGQDVVLRQK, translated from the coding sequence TTGCTGGATATCGAGGGGGTCGTGGTCGACAGAGACCACGAGCTTGCTGAGTTGCGCTCCGCCGTCGAGAACGCCGAACGCAGCGGCGGCGTGTGCGTCCTCCTCAGCGGAGTGCCCGGTGTCGGGAAGTCGACCGTGCTGCGGAAGTTCGGCGACGAGGTCGCGTCGCGCAACTGCATCTTCGCCTACGGTCGTTGCCGCGACGGGGCGCCAGCGCCGTACACCGCGATCCGCGAGGCGCTGCGTGCCCTGGTCGCCACGATGGACGCGACCGGCCCGGCCGAGCGGGATCGTTGGCGGACCGGCCTGACCGATGCCTCGTCGTCACTGCCGAGCGTTCTCGTCGAGCTCGTTCCCGGGCTGACCGACATTCTCGGATCCGCCGCGCCGGTTCCCGACGTCGCCGCCCCCGATGCCCGGCACCGACTGCACCGCGCCGTCGTCCAGCTCGTGTCCGCCACCGCGCACTACCGCACCGTGGTGCTGGCAGTCGACGATCTGCAATGGGCCGACCAGGATTCGCTGCTGTTGCTCTCTGAGCTGTTGACGGTGGCGCCGCGCAACGTGCTCGTCGTCGGCACCCATCGCAGCGGCGAATTCGATTCTCGGACCGCTGGATTCGCGGTCGGAACGGTGCGCAGCCTCGAGCTCGCACCGATGCTGAGAACGCACATCGAAGAACTCCTCGCCAGCGTCGCCGGAGACGGTGACGAACTGCGGGCGGTCGCCGCCGAATTCGATCACCGCACCGGGGGCAACCCCCTGCAGATACGCCAACTCCTGCATCGCGCCCAGCGCGACGGCGCCCTGATCCCGGTCGACGAAAGCCGGCGCGCAGGGTGGGACCTGCGGGTGCTGGCCTCGATCGAGGTGTCGGCGACCGAAGCCGAGTTCCTGACCAATCACCTCGGGCTGCTGCGGCCGGTCGACAGGACGGTGCTCGGCGCCCTGGCCTGTATCGGCGGCGAGTTCGACCTCGCCGACGCGACCGCCGCGGCCGGGCAGCCCACCGAGGTGGTGACGCGAGCGCTGTGGTCGGGCATGGAGTTGCATCTCGTCGAGGCGCTCGACAGAGACGGACGGCGGATCACCAACGCCATACGCCGCGATGCCCGCTACCGGTTCAGCCACGACAGGGTGACCGAGACCGCCCGCTCCACGCTGTCCGAGAGCGACCGTCACGCGGCACACCTGCGCCTGGGTCGGCGCCTGACAGCGCTGGGCGAGGCCCGGTTGTTCGAGGCCGCCCGCCACGTGGGCGTCGGCGGGCGGTCCCTGTCCGAGCACGACGACGAACGACGGGTCTTCGCCGACGTCCTCTGGCAGGCAGCGGTGCGGGCCCGCGCCCAGGCCTCGTTCCCCTTGGCGCTGAGCTACTGTCGCGACGGGCTGGACCTGCTCGGTGCCGATCGCTGGAGAGTCGACGGGGAACGAACCCGTGAGCTGTACCTCGAAGCCGCCGACGCGGCCCTGCTCGTCGGCGACTTCTCGCTGCTGCACCGATTGCTCGACGAGGCGGCGCCACACCTCGATGTGCCGGCCGACCACCTTCGGTTGGCCTACCTCCGGGTGAAGGCACTGTTCGCGGCCGACCGCCCCCAGGAAGCGATGGACGCCGGATTGCAGGCGCTGTCCGCGCACGGCGAGCCGATACCCACCGATGCCGGCAAGCCGCGGATGGCGAACGCGGTCCTGCGCATGCGCTGGACGATGCAGCGGTGGACGACCGCGAAACTGCTCGCCCTGCCCACGTGTGACGACCCCCTGGTCGTCGAGAAGCAGAGGATGGCGGTCGCGCTGTCGCACGAGTCCTACAACGTGCGACCCAACCTCTTCCCGCTGCTGGTCCGCAAGCAGCTCGAGCTCATGCTCGCTCACGGCCACACCCGGTCCTCTCCCCGGGTCCTGGCCAATTACGGTCTGCTGCTGGTCATCCTGGGCGATCTGTCGGGCGCCCAGCGTTTCGGCGAAGCCGGCATGGAGCTCGCCCAGCGGCCCGGGTACCAGGCCACCCGTCCGGAGACCACCTTCCTGTACTACGGTTTCGTCCGGCATTGGCGTCACCCCGTGCGCAGCGGTCTGGGCGCCCTGCGCGACGCCGTCGCAGCAGCCCTCGATCAGGGCGATCAGGAAAGCGCAGGCTTTCTGGCCGCGATTCTGCTGTCCCAGACGTTCGGCGTCGGCACGCCGTTGAGCGAGATCGACATGCTCGCCCGCTCTCTCCTCCCCGACGTGAGATCCCTCCCCATTCCCAAGCGTTCCCTGCAGGCCATGCAGCAGATGGCCCTCAATCTGATGGGACGCTGCGACGACGTGTACCTGCTCGCGGGTGAAAGCGGTTACGACGAGCGTGAGGTGCTGCCTGCTGCGATGCGGGAAGGCGAGGAGGTGATCATCAGCCAGGCGGCGATCATGAAGCAGGGCCTGCACTTCTGGTCCGGCGACCACGCCGGCGCCGTCGCGGCGACCGAGGACGTGATGAGCCACGACCTCGGCATGGTCGGAACGGCCACCGCCCCTCTGGTGTACATGATCGGCGCGCTGAGCATGATGCAGCAGGCTCCCCGCGAGCGGGCCACAGCACGCTTCGTGCGCAAGACCCTCGAGATGCACCGGAAGGCCGCCGAGGGATCGCCCGAGAACTATGCGGCCCCCCTCGCCCTGATCGAGGGCGCCTGGGCACGAGTCCGCGGGAAGCACGACACCGCGGAACGTCACTTGCATCGCGCTATTCAGCTGGCCGAAGACAATCACCTGCCGATGATCAGCGCCCGCGCGCACGAGGAGGCGGCATGCGTCTACGCCGAGACGGGCCGAACGGCGTTCCGCGACCACATGCTGCAGTCCGCGTACCGGACGTGGCTGAGCTTCGGGGTGACGGTGCGCACCGATTGGCTCGCGCGACAGCATCCCTGGCTCCTCGGTCGCGAGCTGGTGCATTCGGATGCGGCCGGCGTCGACCCTGTCGTCGCCCACCAACTGCTGCGGGCGTTGTCCGGAGCCGGAACCGAGGACGACCTCCACCGGATCGTTCTGCAGTCGGTCGCCGACACCACCGGGGCACGCCGAGTGCTGCTGGTCGCCGGCCCCGCCGACACACTCGCGGTGCGCGCGATCTATCACGAGGGCCAGATCGGTTCTGCCGTCACCGCGGTGGCGGAGGGAGCGTACGACGCCGACCTCGTCGCCCGCGCCGCGCGCAGCGGGGAACCGCAGGTCGCTGAAGATCCCGACCTCGCCGTCGCGGCACCGATCCTGCTGCAGGACAGACTGATCGGCGTCGTCTACGTGGAGCGTCCACCGTCGAGCGGGCACTTCACCGCCGATCAACGAGAAGCGCTGGGATTCCTGTGTGCGCAGGCCGCCGCTCCGCTGTGGAACTTCGCGCTGGAAGCACAGCTGAAGGCCGCCGACGAATACCGGCAGTCGCTGATCGACGCACAGTCCCGATTCGTCCCGAACGAGGTCCTGCGCATCCTGGACATCGACGATCTTCGCCGGGTCCGCGCAGGCCATCGCGTCGAACGCGAGATGACCGTGCTCATCAGCGACATCCGCGGCTACACGACGATGCTCGAGGACATGGACATCACCGAGGCCGGCAATTTGGCGATGGGCTTCCTGCGCGCGGTCGAACTGCCCATCGTCAGTTGCAACGGGCTGGTGCAGGATGTCCGTGGCGACGAGATCGTCGCGATCTTCGAGTCGCCGGCCGACGGGGTGCGCGCAGGCCTGGCGATGCTGCGTTCGCTGCGTGAGCACAACGAGGAACGGCGGGCACGGGGATCGCAGGAGCTGCGCGTGGGCATCGGGATCAACACCGGCACCGTGGGCGTCGGACTGGTCGGCGGCGTCAACCGGATGGTGCTGACTGTGATCGGTGATGCCGTCAACCTGGCCGCGCGCATCGAGAGCATCAACAAGCGCTACGGATCGGTGTTGCTGATCTCGGACGCGACCCGCGCCGGGCTGGCAGAAGAAAATCAGTTCGAGATCCGCCGGATGGAGCGGGTGATGGTGGTCAACCGGCGCGCGCCGGTGACGATCTACGAAGTGTACGAGGGAGATCCGGATGACCTGCGCGCCGCCAAGCGTGCCGCGCAACCGTGTTTCGATGAGGCGTTCGCCCTGTTCGACGCCGGGGAGGTCGACGCGGCCCGCCGAGCCTTCGAGCAGTGTCAGGCGTTGCTGCCCGACGATCCGGTGGCGCCCCTTCATCTGGCGCACTGCGACGCGATAGCCCGCGGCGAGATGAGTCCCGGCCAAGACGTCGTGCTGCGTCAGAAATGA